In Triplophysa rosa unplaced genomic scaffold, Trosa_1v2 scaffold359_ERROPOS111650, whole genome shotgun sequence, the genomic stretch GGAATAACACACATGTACTCTCATACACGGGCTGCCGAAGTGAATACAGTATAAAGGTAATTAATGAAGTTCATCAGTTTATTTGTGAAGTCTAACACTGTATGATCGCGCTGTACATCATCCATATATCAGTAACATCAGTGTTCATAGATCAGTCGCGTTTGTGATGTTTAAAAAGCTCTGTCGTGTGTTGTTTCTATCAGCTGATCGCGGGTCAGCTCTTCTCTGTGTTTGATCGGTAACTTCTGGGCGGGTTGAGAGGATGTTTGTGGTGGTTGAGATGGTGGACACGGTCCGGATCCCTCCGTGGAGTTTCCACAGAGAGCTGAATGACGCCATCGCTGAAGAACTCAACAAGAAACTGGCCAACAAGGTGCAAACACATTctttacataaacaaacacacacactcgtcATGCAAATACACATCACACGTACATGTGTTCAGCAGACGGGGGAAGACGTCTGCGGTAGACCTGGAGATCTGCTTAACATCGTAGAAAGTGCAGTTTTACATCCGTTCTAAATCacaaacatcttacagatgtcTATTAGATGTCCAtatgacagcagacgtctccgatACGTATTGCAGTTGAGCAAACTTATGTAATGCAGACGTGTGTCAGATGGAGTGTGCTATCAGGGCAGTGCTGTGTCTTCTGTATAATGTTGCCTTGTGTACTCTTGTAGGTTGTGTATAACGTGGGTTTGTGTATCTGTCTGTATGACATCACTAAACTGGACGATTCTTACATCTTTCCGGGGGACGGAGCGTCACACACTAAAGGTACTGAACTCTGTGTTTGTACTGTTATGATATTCACCCTATTtgaccctctctctctctctctctctctctctctgtgtgtgtccaGTCCATTTCAGATATGTGGTGTTTCATCCATTCCTGGACGAGATTCTGGTGGGCAAGATAAAGGGCTGTAGTGCTGAGGGGGTTCACGGTGAGACACTCAACctctctcttaaagggacacttcacccaaaaatgagaattctgtcatcatttactcgccttccggttgctccaaatctgtataaatgtctttgttctgatgaacgcagagagagatatttggaagaatgcttataaacagacagattttgccccccattgactcccatagtaggaaaaaaaacaatggtagtcaaaagtgccccagaactgtttgctgtcctacattcttcaaaatatcttcttttgtgttcaacagaaccaaaaaatgataaagtaatttttcctactatgggagtcaatggggggcaaaatctgtctgtttataagcattcttccaaatatctctctctgtgttcatcagagcaaagacatttatacagatttggaacaactcgaaggagagtaaatgatgacagaattttcatttttgaacatGCTGATGTCTGCACGTATACTGAAGTATTAATCCAGTAGTGTTCAGTCTGTAgcattaaaaatgtctttagacagATGTAAATTAATCTCTCTGTGTTTTGCTTCCGCAGTGACTCTTGGATTTTTTGATGACATCATAATCCCACCAGAGTCGCTACAGCAACCTGCCAAATTGTATCCTGAATGATCCTCTACATTACCTGCTCCTGAAAACCTCATTATGACGACACGCATATGATTCAACTGCTTTGTTTcgtttcttttaaaatgttttttctataTAACGTATATTGTGGCGCAGATGTTATTGAGAAACCCTCATGAGTATTACGCCGAGATTAGTCATAAAAATGTAGCtacccagcatgctttgttCCTTCACGGTTGCCGCAGCGACGAGGCGGAGCAGGTGTGGATGTGGGAGTACGAGACGGACGAGGGTGCTCACGATCTCTACATGGACCAGGGAGAGGAGATTCGCTTTCGGGTCGTGGACGAGGTCTTTATCGACACGTCGCCCACTGGTCCCAGTAAAGAGAAGGACTCCACCAGTGCAGCGGGcacagcgccacctgctggaacAGACGACAGCACACCGCAGAAAGAGTCTCCATACACTCTCATAGTAAGAGAAAATATATCACCTCTCATTTCACGGTTAGATCCAGACAGGTCgttttacacgtttataatgtcAAATAATTATGATCAGAATGCAGTTTAACATCGTTCGGGATCTGTCTGTCCTGCAGGGTTCTGTCAGTGAACCGGGTCTGGGTCTCTTGTCCTGGTGGAACGGTTAACATCTCAGTATCCATAGCAACAGACTCATGAGCTTTACATCCTAATGAACTGAGCTGACTGACAGCTGCACGGACCAATCAGAGAGCAGAGGCTGCTGAcgatacaaaacacaacaaacagttATTTATAATCATGTACATAGAATTGTGAAGTTGTGATGTTGGtcttgttttaatgtttgtgaGGATTTAAGTTCAATAACAGGTTTGCTGTGTTCTTCAGAGAGTTTGTTGTACAGAGAAATTCATTTCTACACGATgaaagatgtgttttgtttgtttgggttTCTTGGCCGATTTTGCaacattaaaaagtatttaaagtgATTCAGCTGTTTTTACTATATATGTAAGacatgatatttgtagtaaaactatgatTATACAGATTTAATATAAGTTATACAGACTCGAAACCCAAAGATTTATGCAATAATAAAGatatattgttttgatttttgagtCTATTTGGGTCTTAAAGGCTTAGTGCGAATGATGCAGGTTCGAATTTGTCCTGTGACGTCATGATACCATTTTTGAGTTTATGTCTCTGTTCATCTAGAAAAAAAGAGTTATATGCATCTGTTGAATAATTTCAACATTACTCGGAGTGAATTAGTATTAAATTACTATGAATGTATCAGCTGACGTTATTTAAGCGCATGTGACGCATTAACGCGTGCGGTGCGTCATCAGCGGGATTCAGTGCGCGTCGGATCTCCCGGTAAGCGCGTGTGCACgggaatcacacacacacacacacagaccctCGAGTGCTTGTGATGTATCACATCTGCTGTGATCTGACGCCAGGACAGGACTTGGCCCAAGCGtccattccggccccatacattagcggaTGGGCTGCTCacggccgttctggactttgacagaatgtcctactggtcagccCGCCCCTGACGAGATCTCAAGTCCAGACTGCAACAGTAAGTTCATCATTCCGTTTCTTTCATCAGATATTCTTTCGTATGCTATAGCTTTGAATTAACAGTAAACCGAACAGATACCGTCATTGtagtgatgttttttgttttgggggGTTTAATTGTTTGCatatttgtatctcctctttgccccgcctctctgaaacgtgctgatttttaaaaggatccctgggtatagagcactgtatggcttaatatatgatcaatggcattgactttataattgtgaaataaaaaaactaactgtcacagtattcataaactttgaaaaaatatttttacttggaggccgccatttttttgcgtcagaatccgtgatgtcaaatggttgcgacctcaacctgttctctttcgcaacagctaAGCACACACGTTTATCataatataacagtaaaatatgacacgtcaaacataagatcagatatacaaacacacagagacagcaggtggcggtatgtcctcttgacacaagccagcctgtgTTGTGGCGAATCGGCCTTCCATCGCAGAAAGAAATCTCAGAGACAAGGGTTCCAGATGCCAAGAGTTTAATCTtgatttgctcgagcaagcaaagtgagacacacagagttcatctgatgatgtccaatgaatacatgtctgacttcatctttatacattgttctgcctttgagacatttaagactatttaagacatcagcatccaccataatcgtttactttatacattatgagaatatactgattaACActataataatgcttgcggtttggttatttattctatattagagcacacgtgaatattagcccccgtcagctaatgaccgagggagagaagacaataacgttaggctactgatgtggataaatcaacatcaaaaagtcaaaatctggataaaatgcattgtataatggctgaaacatcgtgtatatgatttattcgaaatgattttggttattattatgcatgtttgtgttgtttcttacaaacaatattaaaatgtaggaaaatacaccaaatagcttctttattttctttctttcttcttttagcattatttaaaaggaggagcgacaacagcaaaggacgagagagaaccaggcctggactttacgttatgttttattatgtgtgaccggcagtccaccgtgagggagctgtcagcactttactttcgttttgttgtctgtttattttattaaagttttgttgttcaacgttcgccggttccctcctccttcttccttgctgtgaacattgttacacacatgaacagaacatggcggcctccttaggttaaaatgagtattacatttagggtttttttaagaactgaaaatatttgatgtgtttctaacgacaaatgctagtagtgtaaggctattacaacgcatcaAGCCacacatctctctatacaccgggttccctttaacaaagctcatggctctgaaaagcgaggtgtgctgtgattggccagttcaccagtgcgtagtgattggtggaatactgcaagcgtgtgagggaaatgtgacgcctctgaccatatttggaacatcaggttcctcttcagttgtactgacaggtacgcccaccttacttgagtatacatttgggtggtctcagtcaaatcagaccaccaactgatgtagatttgtgggggtgtggctacacgaggtgtttcaggcaggtctgggtgagcattcgcttttacatagaatgactcttttgttcccacactttcatttctgcagtttTACACGTCTCATACGtgcatgagcgacttataacacaccaaagacacagaacaacacgtgTCCACGCCATACGACCCCTTTAACCTACAACTGATTTACATGATCTGAGAACAGATTATTACTGTTGATTTGCTGAATACACATCTGTCAGTCAAAGCATGTGGATGTCAGCATCGTTCTGTATTCAGAAGAGTTCTCTGTGTACAGAGCACATAATAGATGCTTTTGTTCTGGAGGAACCGGGCGTGCATCCCTCTCGCCCCGGGCACAAACAGACAGAGTTTGTAAAAAGCTGTTCGTCTGCACGTCTGTCAGGACAACATGTGCAAGAGCAAACAGTAAAGAGAGCAACGGACACCGAGTGTGCGTCATCATGTGCAGAAAACTCACGCTcgttttgttgtgtgttgtttCTCTTCGTTCTGTTACAGATTGATTTGTGAAGCCGGAGTTCATCtcaatctctctcacacacacagaggttGTGATCATGGCAGATGCAGATCTGTCGTCTCCTGTGGACGTTCTCCTGGTTCAGCACCGCTCTCGCCGAGAGAGGGCAGTCAGGTGTGGGACAGAGGAACCCTGCCGCCCGGAGAGTTTCCCAGCCCGCTGCCCCCCAAACGCACACGCTCGTACTCGGAGCAAGATAAACACACACGACACCGACAGCAGGGGTGTGCTAGACCTACAGCTCCCATGACCTTCACTATCACTTGTTTCTGAGAAACCGGCTGTGTGCAGTGCAACGTTACTGGGGAaggtaaacatttatgtattcaAAAATATTGAAGTATCTTTAACGCActtaacataaactttattaacatgtttgcatgccCTGTATGGAGAATCTTTCCTCTCACATCTGCATTCATGACACAAtgataacaatcaataatgatcttttcaagaatttacaattacaatattCCAAGAAACCAGTTGTTTTCTGGCTCCaactaatataaagaacatattttatcttaaaaaaacacaatattttctTGTTTCACAGCCATGTGCAGTCAATTTCTGAAGCAACTGTACTGCATTAAACTGTACTGCCAATAACAGCACATAGTTATCTCAGACATGTTTTTATGTCCTAAACTAGagctataaaataaatattaatttaatttctgcaaagtacagaacacaaatgtttgtatgattgctcctgtatgacacatcgcttattgctccctgaactctcttgggatgaaagtgtctgctaaatgactaaatgtaaatgtttttctgaGCAACAATGCAGTTTTACAGACTTGACAAAGGTTTTTCTGAGTCATTTTCCTCTCATGTCTGAGACCTGACTGGCTGGGGATGTACagtaccctgatagcacacatccatctggcttacgtctatttgacttctgcatttacatctgcaagacatctacaagacgtagtttgctcatctgcaatacgtctagGGAGCCTCGGCACCATGTCTCACGTTTGGTTTTATTAACGACAACATCACACTTTATTAGGCATCTAAGAACGCATACACAAAGGTTAGTCACGTATAGCAAGCTATTATACTGTGATGTGACTGCGCGGGTACTTAGGATATTAAAAATTCACAATAGCACTGTCTTCATCAATATTTTCTTAGAATGTGAATGTGTCTTTTTCTTAGTGAGTAGTATGAGAGATAAAGAAAGATATGAATGCGTACAGTTTGTCCTGTATTTTTGATTTtgaaaaaccacccgaaaaatcccattgacttaacattgcgcccaactttgacgggtcgtagctccgagtgaggatatcgtagaaacatgaaaataatacacgatttgaagaggctatcaggctctgtaagaacatcactcacaatggggtgtaagttgtacccctggggtgtgagagcctcccaaaatttcccaatcacaggaagcatgcccatataaggcgtaaatgtcccgtgttgaatatcttagcagtacaaccacttagagacaagggggtgggctcatttcactcagacaaccaatcagtgtcacaggatcatcttAAAGCTATTAAGCctcgcccatagcaaccatttacagcaacctagcaaccgatcccattgactcccattatcAAAAGTTcatatggatatctttgcagtaCAGTATCGTAGAGACGAGGGGGTGGGCACGtattactcaggcaaccaatcagtggccCAGGAAGTTCATTAAGccacgaagccacgcccatagcaacaaaacatcttaacttagcaaccgtttaacaacacctacatctcttcatcagaacatcatagagagatgggggttggtttgtttcacttgtgggttgaagcatcatcagttggcatatgctaagccacgcccatagcaaccaaacaggttagcctagcaaccatttagcaacacctatatctctgcatcagaacatcgtagagacacgggggttggttcgtttcactcatagcttagagcatcatcaattagcacatactaagccacgcccatagcaaccaaacaggttagcctagcaaccgtttagcaaaacctatatctatgcataggaacatcgtagagacatgggagttggtttgtttcacttgtggcttgaagcatcatcagttggcagatgccaagccacgcccatagcaaccaaacacattagcctagcaaccgtttagcaagacctatatctctgtatcagaacatcttagagtcatgggggttggttagattcattagtacttaAAGTGTCATCATCCTAGTGCTGAGTTCCGTGGTTTGCCAcaaaagcatcactcacagtttctttagaaaagTTCTAGTTTTCTAGTTTTTAAGTGCAATTCTACTTTCCAGTAGTCACTATTCAGGAGACCTTTACTCAATGTCTGAACCCTCTGAGCTTTTATTAGCTtgttaactgttaacattatgGTTATGTTTAGTGAAaattatgttttcatgtttcaaaaAAGTTGGCATGTTCTGCATGTATTTTTGTATCTTTCTTCATATGTAGACCTGTAAAATGCAGACACGTTCAGCTAGAATCTCAGTAGTGTCCCTGGTTTTCCAAACGTCATATGTTTTCTCTATATAGCCTTAAACAACtttgtaaattgtatttttgagtACGAGACTTTTTTTCTATAAGGCATGAAATGACTTGAGGcttgactcggactctagcTGTAAGACTTGTGAACATCTCTGCGTGTGGGTGTGTGATGATATGTTTGCATTACATGCAGCGCATTGATTTACAATCATGGCGATCAAACCTGCCATTAAACAGTTTCAGATACACCTTAGAGCaggggttctcaaactttttgggGCCAAGGACCCCTTACAGGGGAGAAAATTTTCCAAGGACCCCCTTATAATCCTCATGCCgattaaacaaatgtttactgACATTTACACTCCTAGATGCCGTaggaattatttatattttaaacttttcAACCTAAATACTTAAGGCGAGTTTCATAGAAATGAActtaaattgaatttgaataaataaatgttaataccATTTCTATACTTTTTAACACAGGGTCATTTTTATTCAGATTACATTTTGACCTCACAGCATTCCTAATTTTCAAGTAACAGATCTTAAAGCTTTCAGAAAATGAACTGTAACAAGACCGGCAAAGTCCT encodes the following:
- the polr3h gene encoding DNA-directed RNA polymerase III subunit RPC8, producing MFVVVEMVDTVRIPPWSFHRELNDAIAEELNKKLANKVVYNVGLCICLYDITKLDDSYIFPGDGASHTKVHFRYVVFHPFLDEILVGKIKGCSAEGVHVTLGFFDDIIIPPESLQQPAKFDEAEQVWMWEYETDEGAHDLYMDQGEEIRFRVVDEVFIDTSPTGPSKEKDSTSAAGTAPPAGTDDSTPQKESPYTLIGSVSEPGLGLLSWWNG